The proteins below are encoded in one region of Apium graveolens cultivar Ventura unplaced genomic scaffold, ASM990537v1 ctg3598, whole genome shotgun sequence:
- the LOC141701222 gene encoding uncharacterized protein LOC141701222, with protein sequence MKVIMKAQGVWCAIEQKDPKGGVDEKMVQVALPAIYQGVPEDVLMSISEKETAKEAWEAIKMMCMGVERVKEAKVQTLKVPDKFLQITSNIEQFGEVKGMTVEEVVGRLKAHEERMKGRSESVDGQLLLTSRNQRPRGGSFRDKSRIKCYNCNTTGHYAAECDKPATGKRERQEVNLAQIEDDEPALL encoded by the exons ATGAAAGTTATCATGAAAGCGCAAGGAGTTTGGTGTGCAATCGAGCAGAAGGATCCTAAGGGGGGCGTGGATGAGAAAATGGTTCAAGTGGCACTTCCAGCAATATATCAAGGTGTGCCCGAAGATGTGTTGATGTCCATTTCTGAAAAAGAAACAGCGAAGGAAGCATGGGAAGCGATCAAGATGATGTGTATGGGTGTGGAAAGAGTAAAAGAAGCAAAAGTCCAGACGTTAAAAG TTCCAGATAAGTTTCTTCAAATAACTTCAAACATAGAGCAATTTGGAGAGGTTAAGGGGATGACAGTTGAAGAGGTAGTTGGTCGTCTCAAAGCTCACGAGGAAAGGATGAAGGGCAGGTCTGAGAGCGTAGATGGACAACTTCTTCTGACATCTCGGAATCAAAGACCTAGAGGTGGTTCTTTCCGTGACAAGAGTAGGATAAAGTGTTACAACTGTAATACTACGGGACACTATGCTGCGGAATGTGATAAACCCGCGACGGGAAAGAGAGAAAGACAAGAAGTGAACCTCGCACAGATCGAGGATGATGAGCCGGCATTATTATAG